Proteins co-encoded in one Sparus aurata chromosome 18, fSpaAur1.1, whole genome shotgun sequence genomic window:
- the LOC115568982 gene encoding plastin-2-like, with protein MSVFLSLTARDGCRGQRRWGRLGCEGGGAEGRSGSPCRAVSADENGTEEQRGADRETHSPGGITELQQRTSGVKMSTKVSPEEMEEITEGFQKVDVDGNGYICAKELSNLFQEVRCPMAGYQIRELLQKLDKDNDSRIDLEEFKAIYQDLKNEKYAQQFKKALNKKEGIVAIGGTSEISSEGTQHSISEQERFAFANYINSSLEKDPDCQGVLPINPSTEALFKAVADGIVLCKLINLSVPDTIDERTINKKKLTPFTIQENLNLALNSASAIGCQVVNIGAQDLKEGKPHLVLGLLWQIIKIGLFADIELSRNEAIAALLEEGESLEELMKLSPEELLLRWANFHLKKVGMSISNFSGDIKDSKAYFHLLEQIAPDGSKEDAPRVEVDMTGLYENDLTKRAECMLVQADRLGCRQFVTATDVVCGNAKLNMAFVATLFNKHPALTKPENEDWNLQSETREERTFRNWMNSLGVRPNVHHIYGDLHDAMVILQLYEKIKVEVDWDNKVNHPPFRGGGGHLKKIENCNYAVELGKKKAGFSLVGIAGQDIYDGNETLTLALVWQLMRRYTLNVLEFLGEGEVAGDDLIISWVNKTLSENGKSSSIRSFKDKSISTSIPVLELIDALQPNSVNFELVKTEDLSDEDKLDNAKYAVSMARKIGAKVYALPEDLVEVNQKMVMTIFACLMGRGMKRV; from the exons ATGTCGGTGTTTCTCTCGCTAACTGCTCGTGACGGCTGCAGAGGGCAGCGACGCTGGGGGAGGCTCGGTTGTGAAGGGGGTGGCGCGGAGGGGCGGAGCGGTTCTCCCTGCCGGGCGGTGTCAGCCGATGAAAACGGGACGGAGGAGCAGCGAGGGGCCGACAGAGAGACACATTCCCCGGGTGGTATTACTGAACTGCAGCAGCGGACTTCAG GTGTCAAGATGTCAACAAAAGTCAGCCctgaggagatggaggagatcACAGAAGGCTTCCAGAAAGTGG ATGTCGATGGTAACGGGTACATCTGTGCCAAAGAACTCAGTAATCTCTTTCAAGAGGTGCGCTGTCCTATGGCTGGATACCAGATCAGAGAACTCCTTCAGAAGCTGGACAAAGACAACGACAGCCGGATCGACCTGGAAGAGTTCAAGGCT ATCTACCAGGACCTGAAGAACGAGAAGTATGCTCAACAATTCAAGAAAGCGCTCAACAAAAAGGAAGGCATCGTAGCCATCGGGGGCACGAGCGAGATCTCTAGTGAAGGAACTCAACATTCGATCTCTG AGCAGGAGCGCTTTGCCTTCGCCAACTACATCAACTCGTCTTTGGAGAAGGACCCAGACTGTCAGGGAGTCCTGCCCATCAACCCCAGCACCGAAGCTCTGTTCAAAGCGGTAGCAGACGGCATCGTGCTCTG CAAACTCATCAACCTCTCTGTTCCTGACACCATTGATGAGAGAACTATCAATAAAAAGAAACTCACACCTTTCACCATACAG GAGAATCTGAACTTGGCTCTGAACTCAGCCTCTGCCATCGGCTGCCAGGTCGTCAATATCGGAGCTCAAGACCTGAAGGAGGGAAAACCTCACCTGGTGCTCGGCCTCCTCTGGCAGATTATCAAGATAGGACTGTTTGCAGACATTGAGCTGAGCCGCAATGAag CTATAGCAGCATTGCTAGAGGAAGGGGAGAGTCTGGAAGAGTTGATGAAGCTCAGtcctgaggagctgctgctgcgctGGGCCAATTTCCATTTAAAGAAAGTTGGAATGTCCATATCAAACTTTTCTGGAGATATTAAG GACTCCAAGGCGTACTTCCACCTCCTCGAGCAGATCGCTCCGGACGGCAGCAAAGAGGACGCTCCACGGGTTGAGGTCGACATGACTGGGCTTTAT GAGAATGATCTTACGAAGAGAGCAGAGTGTATGCTGGTACAGGCCGACCGTCTTGGCTGCCGGCAGTTTGTAACTGCTACCGATGTCGTGTGTGGAAATGCAAAGCTCAACATGGCCTTTGTAGCCACGCTGTTCAACAAACACCCGGCACTCACCAAACCAGAGAACGAAGATTGGAACCTGCAAA GtgagaccagagaggagagaacgTTCAGGAACTGGATGAACTCTCTCGGAGTGCGTCCAAATGTTCACCATATCTACGG AGATCTGCATGACGCCATGGTGATTCTCCAGCTTTATGAAAAGATTAAGGTGGAGGTGGACTGGGACAACAAAGTCAACCACCCTCCattcagaggaggaggaggacatttaaaaaag ATTGAAAACTGTAACTATGCTGTGGAGCTGGGCAAGAAAAAAGCTGGCTTTTCCCTGGTGGGAATTGCTGGACAGGACATCTACGATGGAAATGAAACTCTAACTCTGGCACTGGTGTGGCAGCTGATGAGGAG GTACACTTTAAATGTTCTGGAGTTCCTTGGAGAAGGAGAAGTTGCAGGAGATGATCTGATCATTTCATGGGTCAACAAGACTTTGTCTGAGAATGGCAAGAGTTCCTCTATCAGAAGCTTTAAG GACAAATCGATCAGTACCAGTATTCCAGTTCTGGAGCTGATTGATGCCCTTCAGCCCAACAGTGTGAACTTCGAGCTGGTTAAAACAGAAGATCTGTCAGATGAAGACAAACTGGACAATGCCAA GTATGCCGTCTCAATGGCGAGGAAGATTGGAGCCAAAGTCTACGCCCTGCCTGAGGACTTGGTGGAGGTTAACCAGAAAATGGTGATGACCATCTTTGCCTGCCTGATGGGGAGAGGCATGAAAAGGGTCTAA